A window of Planctomycetia bacterium genomic DNA:
GGCCCAGAACGTGCTTGCCGACGATGTCGAAGGCATCCCCATCAATGTGGTTGGTCCTTCGGCCTATCACCGCGACGACGCGAACGCCGCTGGCGTCCTCGCCCACTTCCAATTCACCTTGAACCGTTTCGTCGATATGGCTGAATCAGTTTCTGCTCGGATCGTTTTCGTGGTTCCAGCGTCCAACCTTCGCGACTTCGCCCCCTTCAAGAGCGAAAACGATCCCCGCATTTCGCCGGAGAATTTGGCCCGCTGGAAGGACGCTTACGCGCGAGGCGTCACCGCGATGCGGCTCGGCAATTATGACGAGGCGCTAGAACTACTTCGCAACGCCGAGTCGCTCGACCCACGCCACGCCGACACCCTCTTTCAGCTTGCCCGGACTCTCACAAAAAAGGGGCTCTACGCAGAGGCGCTGGCTCGCTACGTCGCCGCCCGCGACGAAGACATCTGTCCCCTCCGCGCCTCCTCCAAGATCCAGCAGATCGTCCGCACCGTCGCCGCCGAGCGAAGTGTTCCACTCGTTGACTTTGACAATCTCCTCCGCGAGTCGTCACCACACGGTCTTCCAGGGGCCGATTTCTTCGTCGATCACGTCCACCCCAACCTGAAGGCCAATCGCCTTCTCGCCATCGAAATCGCCCGCGTACTCACCGAGGAATCAATCGTCGCTCTGCCCGTCGATTGGCGCACGTCTGTCCTTCCCCGGGCCGAGCAGTCCGTCAACGCCGCCATCGATCCCAGGCGTCATGCCGGTGAGCTGCGGACCCTTTCCCGGATGCTCGACTGGCTCGGCCGGCCTGATCAAGCGATCGCCCGCGCCATGGAGGCCATCGATCTCGATCCGTCCAGCGCTGAGACCCTGGCCTGGCTCGGGGAGCTGCAGTGCCGTCGGGGTGACGCTTACACTGCCGCCGATTCGCTTCGCCGGGCCGTCGCTATCAACCCGGACTCGGATGTCTTCCACTGTCAGTTGGCCGCCGCCCTTTCTCTTGCCGGCCGCGATGACGATGCGAAGGTGCACCTCGCAAAGAGCCTCGCGCTGAACCCAACGAACGCCGACGCCCACGCCGCCCTGGGAATGCTCCTGGCCCGCCGCGACGATCCTGACGCCGCAACCGTCCACCTCGAGAAGGCCCTCGCCCTTCGCCCCGCCGACCCCCTATTCCACGAACAATTCGCCCTCCTCCTCGAATCCCGGGGCCGCCTCGATGAGGCTCTCTCGCATTTTCGCGAGGCCGTCCGCATTAATCCTGGCCAGCTCGGCGCGCGCCGCGGGCTCGCTCGAATCCATGAAATCAAGGGTGAGTTTGGAGATGCGATCCGCGAACTCGAGCGGGTCCATGAACTCGACCCGTTCGCGGAAGATGTGAGTGAGAAACTAGGCGTGCTTAAAGAACTAAGGGGAGGCCATTCAGACTAATGTCCGGCCTATCCGATTGAAAGAGAGCATCAAAGGCATCATCCTGAAGTGACGAGCGCGTCGGACCTCACCCGGCGACTTAGGACGATCCAGCTTCGTGAGTATTCAAGGCGTCGCCAGTAGTAGCGCTTCGATAAAGGCCGTCAGATCGACGAGCCCGATTGTCTTGTCGCCGTCGAAGCCACCGCGGCGGATCAGGTCAGCGCGATGTTTGGGGATGCAATGAGCCATGCGGTGCAGACATCGGTGCTTCCGCGAACCAGACGCCCGACCGCCCTCGGATTGGCGTGAGCCGCCGTTCCGGCCAAGCACGCCGGATCGAGCTATCCGCATGAAGGGCCACATGGCGGCCGTTCGCAGATGACCCGGGTGAGAAAGGCGCATGAATCATTCCAGAAGTCCACGCAACAGTACGGCGCGAGCCGGCGCACGGCTGCGCAGCAGACTGGGTCCTCACATCCCGGCGCCACACGACCGAGAAAACAATCTCCCTCGGCGGGACAGTTGGTCCCAGGCGTTCCTGCACTTGGAGTCGGGCCCTCATCGGCAGCTACATCTGCACTGATTGGGGTGGATAAGAGCATCGGCAACACAAGCCAACCACTGCCCGTGGTGCTTCCCAGCACCTTGCCAGGTTCCGAATAACAGTTACCGCTCCATGACGGCAGCTTAGGTCGTGCCTAGAACCGGGTGCACTGCTTGTAAATCATGTGCGGGAGTCGTAAAATCCCAAGTATCAGTGCAGCCAGCGAGTTGTCCTCTCGGGTACAAGGGCCATGCCGCAGCCTGCGAAAACATCGCGTACCGTTCTGCTTGCCGTCCTTTGCGACGGTGTAGCGGCGTTTGTCGTCTATTTAGCCGCCGATGTCCTCCGCAGTTTCCTCTACATGCGCACCGCGTGGCCCGAACACGTCGAAGGCCAGGGCAGTATGTTCACCATGCACCTCACCGTTGCCGCCCTCCTGGCCGTCGCCTGGCCGGTGCTGCTGGCGTGGCACCGTTGGTACCGCCCCATTGAAATGCCCCGCTCGTGGATCCTGTCTCGAATGCTCTTCGCCACGTTTCTTGCCGCCATGTTTATCGGCGCCGCCTCGCTCCTTTATGAGCGCGACGTCTACCCTCGCGCCCAAATTGTCTTCGTGGCCGTCTTGCTTCCACTGGTGACGCTCGCCGTCCGCCGCTTCACCGCCCCGCGATTCATCCGCAAGCAGATCCGCGGTAAAACCCCGCCGACCGTCCGGCCGCCCGTTCAACTGGTTCACCGGTGACCCCGTGGCTCAGGAGCGCTCCATGACCCGACAAGTCGCCGATTTCGTCAAGTCCGTCGCCTTGTTCGTCGTGTACGCCGTCTTCCTGCTGATCTCGTCCATCTTCGTCCTTATCGTCTTCATAGGCGAGCAGTTTCTTCCCCCCCGCTCTGATCACCACGCCGACCGATACGCCGGCTGGATGCCCGGCCGCGCCGGAATGATCGCCATGGATGTTGCCGCCATCATCCTTGCCTACCTCGCCGCCGACTATGCCCGCTGCGCCTTTTACATGCACACCGCCTGGCCCGAGCAGGTCGAAGGCTACGGCAGCACCCTGGGCATCCACCTCCGGATGCTTGCCGCTGTCGTCGTCGTCTGGCCTATCGTTCTCTCCGTCGTCGGCTGGTACCGGCCCGCCCGCCGCTCGCACTCCTGGCGCATCCGGCGAACTCTTTCGTCGATGCTCATCGTTGGCCTCACCATGTCGGCGGTCGCCCTCATCATTCAGCGCAGCCTCTTCCCGCGCGCCCAGATTGCTTTCGTGCTGATCGCCCTCCCCTTCGCCACCGCGCTTGTCCGCTCACTTACCCTTGCCGTCGGCCAACTCATCCGCCTGCAGACCGCCCGCAGTCGCTCCGTCGATTGGGTATGACGGCTCCCGCCGTCGTCAGTTTCCCATCAGCGCTGCCGTGTACCCCTGCACGTCCCGGCCGTCGATCAGCCCGTCATAGGTGAAGTCCGACTTGCAACGATCGACCGGATTCAGATTTGTTCCAAGGAGCACCGTCGCGAACGTTGGGATGCCGATCAGCGCCTGGCATCCGTCCGGCACGCTGTCCGTATCACAATCCCGGCACTTCCAGTCATTCGCGCAAAGTGCGATTTCGCAGACGTCGCCCGTGAAATCGCCGTCGCAGTCGGCCTGGTCGGGGTTGGCGATCGCTACGCAGTTGTCGCAGGGGTCGCCCCAGCCGTCTGCGTCGGTATCCTCGCTCCCCTGCTCGATCGCATACGCCGTACCCGCGGACGTCTGCCCATTGGGGCTGTCGAGATACGCCCCTACGGCGCAAGTCAGCCCGCTGATCGCTACCGAAGCTCCAAACAGCATCTCGCTCGCGGGCGTCGTCGGCGTGAGTTGTTCCGTTTGGGTCCACTTGCTTCCCAACCGGCGAAAGACGCACGCCGAACCTCCGTTTACTTCGGGAGTGTCGTCGAGATACGCCCCGACAATCGCATGCTCTGCGCTCACCCCCACGGCGTAGCCGAATTCGTCCCCGGCCACAGCATCTAACGCCGTAAGCTTTGCCTGCTGGAGCCATACTCCCGCGCTCCGCACAAAGATGTAGGCCGCGCCGGTATTTTCCCCGCCGGCGTCATGCTCCTTCGCCCCAGCGATGATCGTGTCCCCGCTGATCCCCACCGAATGCCCGAATAAGTCTCCCGCCGCCGCGTCATCCGCCGTCAGCTTGGCCTGTTCGCTCCAGACATTTCCCGCTCGTGTAAAGACGTAAGCTGCTCCTGCGTTTTCGTCGATTTCGGTTTCAAACGGCGCCCCTAATACCGCCGTATCTCCCGAGAGTGAGCACGACCAGCCCAGTTGATCATCCGCGCCGGCGTCCGAGGCCGTCAGCTTTCCCTGCTGCGCCCACGACGTACCATTTCGAACAAACACGTACCCTGCCCCCGCGCTGGCCGCCATGCCCCCGTGATTCCGCGCCCCGATCAGCGCGCTGTCGCCGTCCACCGCCACCGAAATGCCGAAGCTGTCGAACGCCGCCCCATCCGCCGGGTGCAACTTCAACTGCTCAATCCATACTCCGTTGTCGAGGACGTATACATAAGCAGAACCGCGGTCCGTTCCCCCGTCATCGTCGAAGGGTGCGCCAACGACAATCGTCTCACCGCTGATCGCTACGCTGTACCCGAAGAAGTCGCCCGCCGCGCCGTCGCCCGGCGAGATCTTGGCCGTCTGTGTCCAGCCGCCTTTTCCCCGCGAAAAGACATACGCCGACCCGGACAAGACCCCCGCCGGCTCGTCACCAATGGCCCCGGTGACCAGTGTGTCGCCGCCGACCGCCACCGACCAGCCCAGCCAGTCGTCCGTCGCCCCATCACCGGCCGCCAGCCGTGTGCTCGACGGCAACTGGCATTCCCCACCAACCACGCGTCCACCGCCGGTCAGCATCTGAGCGATCAACAGCGCCAAAATGATTCTGCGATTCATTTGCGATATCCCCACGGACTAATGCGACCCGCTCGTCAACTCTCGCGTCATTTCATCCACCTCTTCCAGCTCTTTCTGATTCAGCGGCGTCCCCACCGAAGCCAACCGTAGCGCCGAATCGATCCGCTTGGCTGTCTCCAGGTGTCCGATCGCCTCCTCCTTCGAGCCAAGCTCCTTGCACACCTTCGCCAACTTGAGTAGCGCTCGCGCCTTTTCCGGCGATGTCGCCGGCCACAGGTTCGCCGCCTCCGCGAACTGCGCCCGCGCCTCGGTCGGCCGATTCCCCTGCGCCAAAAGCACTTCGCCCAGCGTGTCCCGATAGGTCGGGTCCTTGGGACTCTGCGCCACTGCACGCACCGCCAGTGCCTCCGCCTCCTTCGGGTCCTTGTAGTCCTGCAGCAGGATCCAGGCCAGGTTGTTCAGCGCCTCGTCTCGATCCGGGTCGATCGCCAGCACCTCGCGGTACAGCTTCACCATTTCCTCCGTTCGCCCCGCGTGCGCGTGGATCAGCGCCAGCGCCAGTCGCGACGGCACCGCCTTGGGCTGCTTCGCGATCAGCGCCTCGTGCAGCTTTGCCGCCTCTTCCATCGTGGCGCCGTCGCCCGCCGAGACCAGGTACTGCGCCGCGTGCATGACAAACATCTGCCGCTCGTTCTCGCCGACCTTGTCGGCCTCGATCATTGCCCGCGCCAGCGCCGCCACCTCGTCATGCCGTCCCTGCGCTCCGACCAGGTCCAGTCGCGCCACCTTGACGCCGAGGTCCTCGCTGTGTCCCTGCTCCACCAGCGAAAGCGCCTTCTCCGCCTCGTCGTACTGCCTGGCGTCGCACCGCAGGTTCGCCAGCGTCAGCAGCAGTCCGGGGTCCTGCTCTTTGTCCTTGACGCCCTCCAGGTAGGCTGACAGTCCCGACGCTGCTTCGGTCGATCGCCCTAGCCGTTGCAGGATCCTCGCCCACGCCAGCCGAAGCCGCGTCGATGTCGGCGCCGCTTGGATTGCCTGATCCGCGTACGTCGCGAACTCCCCCAGAAACGCTGGGTCTCCGACCATGGGCGCGATGACCAGCGCGAGTTCGTAAATGTCCGCAATCGTCACATCCTGCCCTGCCGCCTTTCGCAGCGGCGCCAAGGCGGCTGCCGCCTCGCCCCGGAACATCAGCAGCATCGCCTCTGCCGTCAGCAGCAACGGTTCGTTTGCTCCGTGTTCCCGCATCGCCGCGTTGAGCAGTCGCTCCGCGATCGATTTATTTCCCGACCGAAGCGCCAGTCCGATCAGTCCGGAATAAGTGTCCACCGTCCCCTGCGGGTCCTTCGCCGCTGCCTCCAAGATCGCGCTCACTCTGCGTCCCGCCTCTGG
This region includes:
- a CDS encoding FG-GAP repeat protein; amino-acid sequence: MNRRIILALLIAQMLTGGGRVVGGECQLPSSTRLAAGDGATDDWLGWSVAVGGDTLVTGAIGDEPAGVLSGSAYVFSRGKGGWTQTAKISPGDGAAGDFFGYSVAISGETIVVGAPFDDDGGTDRGSAYVYVLDNGVWIEQLKLHPADGAAFDSFGISVAVDGDSALIGARNHGGMAASAGAGYVFVRNGTSWAQQGKLTASDAGADDQLGWSCSLSGDTAVLGAPFETEIDENAGAAYVFTRAGNVWSEQAKLTADDAAAGDLFGHSVGISGDTIIAGAKEHDAGGENTGAAYIFVRSAGVWLQQAKLTALDAVAGDEFGYAVGVSAEHAIVGAYLDDTPEVNGGSACVFRRLGSKWTQTEQLTPTTPASEMLFGASVAISGLTCAVGAYLDSPNGQTSAGTAYAIEQGSEDTDADGWGDPCDNCVAIANPDQADCDGDFTGDVCEIALCANDWKCRDCDTDSVPDGCQALIGIPTFATVLLGTNLNPVDRCKSDFTYDGLIDGRDVQGYTAALMGN
- a CDS encoding tetratricopeptide repeat protein, whose amino-acid sequence is MAPSPAIPESSPAPARRLPIWKKAGLGLTVLAIFLALLEGVLALCGFTPDAADRDPFVGFSATSPHFIPVADPLGHRFIETAPARLKHFNIQRFPADKPANAFRIISLGGSTTYGRPFFDDSSFSGWLRSILAAASSSTVYEVINAGGISYGSYRVANVMSELCVYSPDLFIIYVGHNEFLERRTYSDILNVPPILRDLAAALRRTHIGAAADQLVARLKPASGAQNVLADDVEGIPINVVGPSAYHRDDANAAGVLAHFQFTLNRFVDMAESVSARIVFVVPASNLRDFAPFKSENDPRISPENLARWKDAYARGVTAMRLGNYDEALELLRNAESLDPRHADTLFQLARTLTKKGLYAEALARYVAARDEDICPLRASSKIQQIVRTVAAERSVPLVDFDNLLRESSPHGLPGADFFVDHVHPNLKANRLLAIEIARVLTEESIVALPVDWRTSVLPRAEQSVNAAIDPRRHAGELRTLSRMLDWLGRPDQAIARAMEAIDLDPSSAETLAWLGELQCRRGDAYTAADSLRRAVAINPDSDVFHCQLAAALSLAGRDDDAKVHLAKSLALNPTNADAHAALGMLLARRDDPDAATVHLEKALALRPADPLFHEQFALLLESRGRLDEALSHFREAVRINPGQLGARRGLARIHEIKGEFGDAIRELERVHELDPFAEDVSEKLGVLKELRGGHSD